The nucleotide sequence TGCCGAGGCGCTCGTACGTCTCCCGGATCTCCTCGGGGAGGTCCTCCCAGCTCTGCGCCTGCTTCTCAGTGGAGCGGACGAAGTACTTGATGTTGTCGAAGTCGATGTCGCTGAGGTCGGCGCCCCATGTCGGCATCGGCTTGCGGCCGAAGAGCTGATAGCCCTTGAGGCGGGTCTTCAGCATCCATTCCGGCTCGTTCTTGAGGGCCGAGATGCCGCGGACGACCTCTTCGGAGATGCCGCGTTTGGCGACGGCACCCGCAGCATCCTCATCGTGCCAGCCGAATTCGTACACCCCCAGACCATCGAGCTCCGGGCGGTCGATCAGCACATCCGACATGCAACACTCTCCTCACAGGTCCCAAACGGTGTCATCCGCCCCGACACACCTGATCCCCGTCGAGTCTGCGGGAGCGGGTGCCGTTGGTGGGGCCCTCATCACGGGCGCTTCCATCGCGCCTAAACTGTTGACGATGCTTCAGCGCGGTCAGCGCTCATCGCAACAATCCGATTCTACAGGTTCCGCCTGACGGACGGGCCGTGCGCCACGTCTTCGACGGGCCGGAGGACTTATGCCCGAGACGACCATCCCCGCCCCCTCGACGACCAGGGCGACCGCCTCCCCCCGCTCCGCGGTGTGGGGCCGCGCGCTCACCGTCTTCGCGTGGCTGTCGTTCCTCAGCGAGACGATCATCATCGGCACCGGCGGTGCCGTGCGGCTGACCGGCTCCGGCCTCGGCTGCACCGAGTGGCCGCTGTGCACGCCCGAGTCGCTCGTCCCAATCGTCGAAGTGCAGGGCATCCACGGCATGATCGAGTTCGGCAACCGGCTGATGACCGGCGTCGTCGGGATCATCGCGATCGCCGTCGTCCTGCTGGTCCTGCACACCATCAGCGGGCGCCGCGCCCTCATCAGCGCCCTGTGGTTCGCGGTCGGCGGTCTCGCCGGCGCGGCCGTCGCCTTCGCCCTGGTCTCGCTCACCGACTTCCCGGCGTTCCCCGTCGCCTCCGCCGTGCTCCTGGTCGCGGTGATCGCCGCCGCGGTCCACTCCGTGCGCACGACGCCCGCCCGACGGGATCTCGTCCTCCTCGCCTGGCTCGTGCTGATCGGCGTCGTGGCGCAGGCTCTCGTCGGCGGCATCACCGTGCTCACCGGCCTGAACCCGTTCATCGTCGGGTTCCACTACACGTCGTCGCTGCTGCTCGTCTGCATCACCGCCGCGTTCCTCGTGCGGCTGGCGACTCCGGAAGGACCGCGCGAGCGGGCCGTCCCCGTCTGGTTCGCGATCGTGACACACGTCACCGGCCTCGCCCTGGCCGTGACCATCCTGTTCGGCGTGCTGACGACCGGATCGGGTCCGCACTCGGGCGACGCCGATGTGCTGCGCCGCGGCTTCGATGCCACGGTGCTCGCGCACGTGCACTCCTGGCCGGGCTACATCCTCGCCGCGCTCGTGCTCTTCCTGACGGTGTCCGCCTGGGTGCTCCGCCTGGAGCCGCGTCGCTGGCTGCTCGTCCTCGTCGTCGCGATCATCGTGCAGGTGGTTGTCGGCGTGTGGCAGGCCAGGGAGGGACTGCCGCCGGTCCTGGTGGGTATCCACATGGTTCTCGCGTCGCTCTCCGCTGCGACCTACACGGTCGTCGTGCTGCACCTGAAGCGCACTGCGGACGTCGCCGTCCCCGCCTGAGGCCGCACAGACGATCCATAGCCCGCGCACCGGGCGCTCATCACCGCGTCGGCCATCGTGGTCGACATGAACAAGACACTCACCCGCAGCGCCGGGTTCTGGCTCCTCATCGTCGTCTCCCTCGCCGCGGTCGGGGTCGGCGGCTGGATGATCGCCGGACAGGTCGGCACGATGACCACGACCCTGATGGACGGCACCGCCACCGGTGTCGAGGTGTACGTCGGTCAGTCGCTCGTCGTCGTCGGCGCGGTCGTCCTCGGCGCGGGTCTGGTGGGCCTGCTCCTGTCGCTCGGCCTCGTCGCCGCGCGCACGCTGGTCGCCTCCCCCATCGCCGCTGCGCCGATCGTCGAGCGCGAGGAGCCGATCGTCCAGGACGAGGCGGTCGAGACGGTCTCAGTCCCGCGCGAGGAGCCCTCTCTCCCGGCCACCGACACCGAGCCGCAGATGGAGACGGAGCCGGCGTCCGCCGACGCGCAGGGCGACGAGGATCAGAAGGGCAGCAGCGGGTCGATCGCCACGGCGACGAAAAGCAGCGTCAGGTAGGTGATCGAGGCGTGGAAGACCCGCATCGGCCGCGCCTCGGTCCCCCGCACCGCCTGGTTGTACAGGCGGTGCGACTCGTAGATGAACCAGCCGCCGAAGACGAGGGCGGAGACGGTGTAGACGAGACCCATGCCGGCGATCGGCACCAGCAGGAGCGAGCAGGCGACCGTGGCCCACGCGTACAGGATCACTTGGAGGCCGACCTGCGAGGCGTTGCGGGTGACCCCGAGCATCGGCACGTCGACGTCGTCGTAGTCGTCCTTGTACTTCATGGACAGCGGCCAGTAGTGCGGCGGCGTCCACAGGAACACGAGCAGGAAGAGCACGAAGGCGGGCCAGTCGAGGGACTCGGTGACGGCCGACCAGCCGATGAGCACCGGGAAGCAGCCGGCGATGCCACCCCAGATGATGTTCTGCTCCGTGCGGCGCTTGAGGATCATCGTGTAGATCACGACGTAGAAGAAGATCGCGGATGCCGAGAGGAGCGCGGTGAGCCAGTTCGTGGTGAACCAGAGCCACACGGTCGAGACGATCGCGAGCGTCCACGAGAAGATCAGGGCACCGCGCGGGCTCACCTCGCCGGTCACGAGCGGCCGGTTCTCGGTGCGATGCATGTGCGCGTCGATGTCGCGGTCGAGGTACATGTTGAACGCACCGGCGGAGCCGGCGCTCAGCGACCCGCCGATGACGGTCGCCAGGACCAGCCAGAGGTCCGGGAGGCCGCCCTGGGCGAGGAACATGACCGGAACGGTCGAGACGAGGAGGAGTTCGAGGACTCGGGGCTTCGTCAGAGTGACGTAAGCGCTCACCGTGCGACCGATGGACGACTTCCGTACGGTCTGATCAGACATCGTCGAGATCTCGATCGCCTCCTCCGCGCGCGTTACCGGACAACCTCTCCAGTGTATGACACGCCGTGACGTCATCCGCGCCCGCCGACCCCCTGCCTGCCGGACCGTCCCCGCTATGCTGAGACCACTCGCGCGCCCGGTGCTGCGCACACACCCGTCCGTCTTCGCGACGATGCGGGATGCGCCAGGGAAGTTGCGGATGCGCCAGGGAATACGGGCGCCCTCGAAACTGTCGGAAAGGGCATGAACGTGTCGGAATTGCAGTGGGACGAGATCGATCGACGTGCGGTGGACACCGCCCGGATCCTGGCGGCCGATGCGGTCGAGAAGGTCGGCAACGGTCATCCCGGCACGGCGATGAGCCTGGCTCCCGCCGCGTACCTCCTCTACCAGCGCGTGCTGCGGCATGACCCGACGGACACCGATTGGCTGGGCCGCGACCGTTTCATCCTGTCCGTCGGCCACTCCTCGCTGACGCAGTACGTGCAGCTCTACCTCGGCGGGTTCGGCCTCGAACTCGACGACCTCAAGGCGCTCCGCACCTGGGGTTCGAAGACCCCCGGCCACCCCGAGTACGGCCACACCAAGGGCGTGGAGATCACCACGGGCCCGCTCGGCCAGGGCCTCGCCTCCGCGGTGGGCTTCGCCTACGCCGCCCGGTACGAGCGCGGCCTGTTCGACCCGGACGCCGCCGCGGGCACCAGCCCGTTCGACCACTTCGTCTACGTGATCGCGGGTGACGGCGACCTGCAGGAGGGTGTCACCAGCGAGGCCTCCTCGCTCGCAGGACACCAGCAGCTCGGCAACCTCATCGCGATCTACGACTCCAACCAGATCTCGATCGAGGACGACACGAACGTCGCCTTCACCGAGGATGTGGCCGCCCGCTACGAGGCGTACGGCTGGCACGTGCAGACGGTGGACTGGAAGAAGACCGGCGAGTACGTCGAGGACGTCGCCGAGCTGCACGCCGCGATCGAGGCCGCGAAGGGCGAGTCCGACAAGCCTTCCCTCATCATCCTCAAGACCATCATCGGCTGGCCGGCACCCGGCAAGCAGAACACCGGCAAGATCCACGGCTCGGCCCTCGGCGCCGACGAGCTGGCGGCCACCAAGAAGGTCCTCGGGTTCGACCCCGAGCAGAGCTTCGTCGTCGCGGACGACGTGCTGGCCCGCACCCGCGGGCTGGCGGAGCGCGCCGCCGAGGCGCGCGCCGCCTGGCAGGAATCGTTCGACGCCTGGGCCGCCGCGAACCCCGAGCGCAAGGCCCTCCTCGACCGCGTCGAGGCGCACGAGCTCCCCGCCGACATCGCCGACGCCCTCCCGGTCTTCGAGGCCGGCAAGGACGTCTCGACCCGCGCTGCCTCCGGCCAGGTCATCAACGCGCTGGCCGCGCAGCTTCCCGAGCTCTGGGGCGGGTCGGCCGACCTCGCCGAGTCGAACCTCACCACGATCAAGGACGCCCCGTCGTTCATCCCGGCGGAGTGGTCGACCCACGAGTGGTCGGGATCCCCCTACGGCCGGGTGCTGCACTTCGGCATCCGCGAGCACGCCATGGGCGCGATCGTCAACGGCATCGTCCTGCACGGCCCGACCCGCGCCTTCGGCGGCACGTTCCTCATCTTCAGCGACTACATGCGTCCGGCCGTGCGCTTGGCGGCGCTGATGAACGTGCCGAGCGTCTTCGTCTGGACGCACGACTCCGTCGCCCTCGGCGAGGACGGCCCGACGCACCAGCCGATCGAGCAGCTCGCCACCCTGCGCGCGATCCCGAACCTGGCCGTGGTCCGCCCCGCGGACGCGAACGAGACCGCCGCGGTCTGGCTGGAGATCCTGCGTCGTCACGAGGGTCCGGCCGGTATCGCCCTCACCCGTCAGAACATCCCGGTGTTCCCGCGCGGCGAGGGTGAGGCCTCGGGCGACACGTTCGCCTCCGCGACCCAGGCGGCCAAGGGCGCGTACGTGCTGGCCGAGGCGCCCAACGGCACCCCCGACGTCATCATCGTGGCCACCGGCTCCGAGGTGCAGCTCGCCGTGAACGCGCGCGAGACGCTCGCTGGCGAGGGCGTGAACGTCCGTGTCGTCTCGGCCCCCTCGCTGGAGTGGTTCGCGGAGCAGGACGAGGCGTACCGCGAGAGCGTGCTGCCGTCGTCCGTCACCGCCCGTGTCTCGGTCGAGGCCGGTTCCGTGCTCACCTGGCGCGGCATCGTCGGCGACCGCGGTCGCTCGGTCGGCATCGACCACTTCGGCGCCTCCGCCGACTACAAGACCCTCTTCGAGAAGTTCGGCATCACCACCGAGGCCGTCGTCGCGGCCGCCCGCGAGACCATCAAGGAGAACGCATGAGCACCCCCACCGCCCAGCTCGCCGCCGCCGGCGTCAGCATCTGGCTCGACGACCTCTCGCGCACCCGCATCTCCTCCGGCAACCTCGCCGAGCTGATCGCGTCGCGCAACGTCGTGGGCGTCACCACGAACCCGACCATCTTCGCCAACGCGATCACCGACAAGAACGACACGTCGTACGACGCGCAGGTCTCCGAGCTCGCCGCGTCCGGCGCCTCTGCCGAGGACGCCGTGTTCGCCGCGACGACCCAGGACGTCCGTGCCGCACTCGACGTCTTCCGCCCGGTGTGGGAGGAGTCCGGTCACGTCGACGGCCGCGTGTCGATCGAGGTCTCCCCCGATCTCGCGCACGACACCGACGGCACCGTGGCGCAGGCCAAGGAGCTGTGGGCGCAGATCGACCGGCCCAACCTCCTCGTGAAGATCCCGGCGACCAAGGCCGGACTCCCCGCCATCGCCGAGGCCATCGCGAACGGCATCAGCGTCAACGTCACCCTCATCTTCAGCCTGGAGCGCTACGCCGAGGTCATCGAGGCGTACCTCACGGGACTCGAGCGCGCGAAGGAGGCGGGCATCGATCTGTCCACGATCCACTCCGTGGCGTCGTTCTTCGTCTCGCGCGTCGACACCGAGACCGACAAGCGCCTGACCGCCATCGGCACGGACGCCGCCACCGCGCTGAAGAGCAAGGCCGGCCTCGCGAACGCCCGCCTCGCCTACGAGCTGTTCGAGAAGACGTTCGCCGAGAAGCGCGCGCAGGACCTCCTCGCCGCCGGCGCCAACGTCCAGCGTCCGCTGTGGGCGTCGACGGGCGTGAAGGACCCGGCGCTGCCGGACACCCTCTACGTGACCGAGCTCGTGGCGGACGGCGTCGTGAACACGATGCCGGAGAAGACGCTCGAGGCGACGTTCGACCACGCCGTCGTCACCGGCGACACCATCACCGGCGGCTACGAGGAGGCTCGCGAGGTCTTCGCCGGGCTCGCCGAGGTGGGCGTCGACTTCGACGCCGTCACCCAGGTGCTCGAGGAGGAGGGCGTCGCGAAGTTCATCGACTCCTGGCACGACCTGCTCACCCAGGTCGCCGAGGCGCTGGAGGCACAGCGATGACCTTCGCCATCCACGCCTCCGGCGCCGCACGCGTCGCCATCGAGGAGACGGTGCCGGCCCTCGTGCACGACCTCGTGGCCTCCCGCATCACGAGCGGCGACGCCACGCTCTGGGGTCCGGCCGCCGAGGCCGAGGCCACGGTGCGCCTCGGCTGGGTGGAGGCCGTGTCGGTCTCCCGGCCGCTCGTCGCCGAGATCATCGCTCTGCGCGAGGAGCTCGCCGCGAAGGGCGTCACCCGTGTCGTCCTCGCCGGCATGGGCGGCTCCTCGCTCGCTCCCGAGGTCATCGCGCAGACCTCCGGCGTCCCGCTCACGATCCTCGACTCCACGGCACCGGGTCAGGTGCTCGCCGCTCTCGACGAGGGCCTGGCCGACACCGTGCTCGTCGTGTCGTCGAAGTCGGGCTCGACGGTCGAGACGGACTCGCAGCGGCGGACGTTCGAGGCCGCATTCCGCGACCTCGGCATCGACCCGACGGAGCGGATCGTCGTCGTCACCGACCCGGGTTCGCCCCTCGACGCCTCCGCCCGTGAGGCCGGCTACCGGGTCTTCAACGCCGACCCGAACGTGGGCGGCCGGTACTCCGCGCTGACGGCCTTCGGTCTCGTGCCGTCGGGACTCGCCGGCGTCGACATCGCCGAGCTCCTCGACGAGGCGGAGGCCTCGATGCTCGAGGTGGCCGTGGATTCGGCCGACAACCCCGCGCTCCGTCTCGGCGCCGCGATCGCCGCCACCAGCCCCCGGCGCGACAAGCTCGGCCTGATCACCGACGGCACCCACATCAAGGGGCTGCCGGACTGGATCGAGCAGCTCATCGCCGAGTCGACGGGCAAGGAGGGCACCGGCATCCTCCCGGTCGTGCTGCTCCCCGTCTCCCCCGAGCTGGACCCGGTCCCCGCCGACCTCCAGATCGTGCGCCTCGTCGACGACGCCAACGAGTTCCACCTGCACGAGCGGTACGAGGGCGAGATCCTCGTCAGCGGCACCCTGGGCGCGCAGTTCATCGTCTGGGAGTACGCGACCGCGATCGCCGGGCACCTCCTCGGCATCAACCCGTTCGACCAGCCCGACGTCGAGTCGGCCAAGGTCGCCGCCCGCGGTCTCCTCGACGCCCGCCCCGAGCCCACCGCTCCGGCGTTCGTCGAGAACGGCGTCGAGGTGCGGGTCTCCGACCCCGCCCTCGCCGCGTCGGGAACCGTCGAAGGCGTGCTGGACGCCCTGTGGGCACAGCTCCCCGCCGACGGCTACGTGTCGATCCAGGCGTACGTCAACCGGCTCGAGGTGCCGCAGCTCCAGGGCCTGCGCGAGCTCGTCGCCGCCGACTCCGGGCGCCCGACGACGTTCGGCTGGGGACCGCGCTTCCTGCACTCCACGGGGCAGTACCACAAGGGCGGCCCCGCCCAGGGCGTGTTCCTGCAGATCCTGGAGCGGACGGACGTCGATCTGGAGATCCCCGACCGCCCCTTCACGTTCGGGCAGCTCATCCAGGCGCAGGCCGCCGGCGACGCGGGCGTGCTCGCGGACCACGGACGGCCGGTCGTCTCGCTGACGATCACCGAGTCCTCGGACGACGTGCTCGCCCTCTTCGAAGCCGCACAGAAGTAACCGCAGGAGAGCCTCCACCGATGTCTGTACCCATCTCGCGCGGACACAACCCGCTGCGCGACCCCGATGATCGCCGTCTCAACAGGATCGCGGGGCCCAGCGCCCTCGTGATCTTCGGCGTGACCGGTGATCTGTCCCGCAAGAAGCTGATGCCCGCGGTCTACGATCTCGCCAACCGCGGGCTCCTCCCCCCGGGCTTCG is from Microbacterium sp. BLY and encodes:
- a CDS encoding glucose-6-phosphate isomerase; its protein translation is MTFAIHASGAARVAIEETVPALVHDLVASRITSGDATLWGPAAEAEATVRLGWVEAVSVSRPLVAEIIALREELAAKGVTRVVLAGMGGSSLAPEVIAQTSGVPLTILDSTAPGQVLAALDEGLADTVLVVSSKSGSTVETDSQRRTFEAAFRDLGIDPTERIVVVTDPGSPLDASAREAGYRVFNADPNVGGRYSALTAFGLVPSGLAGVDIAELLDEAEASMLEVAVDSADNPALRLGAAIAATSPRRDKLGLITDGTHIKGLPDWIEQLIAESTGKEGTGILPVVLLPVSPELDPVPADLQIVRLVDDANEFHLHERYEGEILVSGTLGAQFIVWEYATAIAGHLLGINPFDQPDVESAKVAARGLLDARPEPTAPAFVENGVEVRVSDPALAASGTVEGVLDALWAQLPADGYVSIQAYVNRLEVPQLQGLRELVAADSGRPTTFGWGPRFLHSTGQYHKGGPAQGVFLQILERTDVDLEIPDRPFTFGQLIQAQAAGDAGVLADHGRPVVSLTITESSDDVLALFEAAQK
- the tal gene encoding transaldolase — translated: MSTPTAQLAAAGVSIWLDDLSRTRISSGNLAELIASRNVVGVTTNPTIFANAITDKNDTSYDAQVSELAASGASAEDAVFAATTQDVRAALDVFRPVWEESGHVDGRVSIEVSPDLAHDTDGTVAQAKELWAQIDRPNLLVKIPATKAGLPAIAEAIANGISVNVTLIFSLERYAEVIEAYLTGLERAKEAGIDLSTIHSVASFFVSRVDTETDKRLTAIGTDAATALKSKAGLANARLAYELFEKTFAEKRAQDLLAAGANVQRPLWASTGVKDPALPDTLYVTELVADGVVNTMPEKTLEATFDHAVVTGDTITGGYEEAREVFAGLAEVGVDFDAVTQVLEEEGVAKFIDSWHDLLTQVAEALEAQR
- a CDS encoding heme o synthase, yielding MSDQTVRKSSIGRTVSAYVTLTKPRVLELLLVSTVPVMFLAQGGLPDLWLVLATVIGGSLSAGSAGAFNMYLDRDIDAHMHRTENRPLVTGEVSPRGALIFSWTLAIVSTVWLWFTTNWLTALLSASAIFFYVVIYTMILKRRTEQNIIWGGIAGCFPVLIGWSAVTESLDWPAFVLFLLVFLWTPPHYWPLSMKYKDDYDDVDVPMLGVTRNASQVGLQVILYAWATVACSLLLVPIAGMGLVYTVSALVFGGWFIYESHRLYNQAVRGTEARPMRVFHASITYLTLLFVAVAIDPLLPF
- the tkt gene encoding transketolase — its product is MSELQWDEIDRRAVDTARILAADAVEKVGNGHPGTAMSLAPAAYLLYQRVLRHDPTDTDWLGRDRFILSVGHSSLTQYVQLYLGGFGLELDDLKALRTWGSKTPGHPEYGHTKGVEITTGPLGQGLASAVGFAYAARYERGLFDPDAAAGTSPFDHFVYVIAGDGDLQEGVTSEASSLAGHQQLGNLIAIYDSNQISIEDDTNVAFTEDVAARYEAYGWHVQTVDWKKTGEYVEDVAELHAAIEAAKGESDKPSLIILKTIIGWPAPGKQNTGKIHGSALGADELAATKKVLGFDPEQSFVVADDVLARTRGLAERAAEARAAWQESFDAWAAANPERKALLDRVEAHELPADIADALPVFEAGKDVSTRAASGQVINALAAQLPELWGGSADLAESNLTTIKDAPSFIPAEWSTHEWSGSPYGRVLHFGIREHAMGAIVNGIVLHGPTRAFGGTFLIFSDYMRPAVRLAALMNVPSVFVWTHDSVALGEDGPTHQPIEQLATLRAIPNLAVVRPADANETAAVWLEILRRHEGPAGIALTRQNIPVFPRGEGEASGDTFASATQAAKGAYVLAEAPNGTPDVIIVATGSEVQLAVNARETLAGEGVNVRVVSAPSLEWFAEQDEAYRESVLPSSVTARVSVEAGSVLTWRGIVGDRGRSVGIDHFGASADYKTLFEKFGITTEAVVAAARETIKENA
- a CDS encoding heme A synthase: MPETTIPAPSTTRATASPRSAVWGRALTVFAWLSFLSETIIIGTGGAVRLTGSGLGCTEWPLCTPESLVPIVEVQGIHGMIEFGNRLMTGVVGIIAIAVVLLVLHTISGRRALISALWFAVGGLAGAAVAFALVSLTDFPAFPVASAVLLVAVIAAAVHSVRTTPARRDLVLLAWLVLIGVVAQALVGGITVLTGLNPFIVGFHYTSSLLLVCITAAFLVRLATPEGPRERAVPVWFAIVTHVTGLALAVTILFGVLTTGSGPHSGDADVLRRGFDATVLAHVHSWPGYILAALVLFLTVSAWVLRLEPRRWLLVLVVAIIVQVVVGVWQAREGLPPVLVGIHMVLASLSAATYTVVVLHLKRTADVAVPA